A stretch of Paludisphaera borealis DNA encodes these proteins:
- a CDS encoding glycogen debranching protein translates to MGRGRPLPLGATPMPDGVNFSLICRHGTAVWLVLGEPCDPGFETEIPLDALANRTGDHWHVRVEGLPEEFCYGYRVDGPAGNGYRFNPSIILLDPYARTLSCGRPWGGQSDFSRRSLVNEAMVEREGVVSPRIPLEDTIIYELHVRGYTIDPSSGVRRPGTFRGLAEKLDYLQWLGVTAVELLPVDEFDENDCAFVNPFTGERLKNFWGYNTIAFSAPKAAYASNPGRMEVWEEFCELVDVFHRGGVEVILDIVFNHTAEGGDNGPTYSFRGLDNPLYYMLDDRGNYLNYSGCGNTLSSDNPVVRNFLLTCLSNWVAEAGVDGFRFDLASVLGRDRRGNVLVDPPAINRISEDALLHGTKLIAEPWDAAGLYQVGTFPGGGRWADWNGRYRDDVRRFWKGEPGLTSALATRLCGSDDLYTGRGPLHSINFLSCHDGFTLADLVSYDHKHNEANGEGNHDGNDANLSWNCGVEGPTDDPVVNRLRARQVRNLMATLLVSQGVPMILGGDEFLRTQGGNNNAWCQDNETSWVDWSFGEKNGGFLRFVHRMIALRKAHPVFRRRTFFTGADSGQPPEILWHGEEPVRPDFSASSQALAFALDGRRCDRPGVVDRDFYVAMNAGGRALEFKIPASPSGRPWRRLVDTSLPSPDDFLETDQGPEIPVLYSYLVESHSLIILESAE, encoded by the coding sequence GATGCCGGACGGCGTCAATTTCTCGCTGATCTGCCGGCACGGCACGGCGGTTTGGCTGGTGCTCGGCGAACCCTGCGATCCCGGCTTCGAAACGGAGATCCCGCTCGACGCGCTGGCCAATCGCACAGGCGACCACTGGCATGTGCGAGTCGAAGGCTTGCCCGAGGAATTCTGCTACGGCTACCGCGTCGACGGCCCGGCGGGGAATGGCTACCGGTTCAACCCCAGCATCATCCTGCTCGACCCCTACGCTCGCACGCTTTCGTGCGGGCGTCCCTGGGGGGGGCAGTCCGACTTTTCGCGCCGCAGCCTCGTGAACGAGGCGATGGTCGAGCGCGAGGGGGTCGTGAGCCCTCGGATTCCCCTGGAAGACACGATCATCTACGAGCTCCACGTCCGCGGCTACACGATCGATCCCAGCTCGGGAGTGCGGCGACCTGGGACGTTCAGGGGGCTCGCGGAGAAGCTCGACTACCTCCAGTGGCTGGGCGTGACCGCCGTCGAACTGTTGCCGGTCGACGAGTTCGACGAGAACGACTGCGCGTTCGTCAATCCGTTCACCGGCGAGCGGCTGAAGAACTTCTGGGGATACAACACTATCGCATTCTCGGCCCCAAAGGCCGCGTACGCGTCGAATCCGGGGCGGATGGAGGTCTGGGAAGAATTCTGCGAGTTGGTCGACGTCTTCCACCGCGGCGGCGTCGAGGTGATCCTTGACATCGTCTTCAATCACACGGCTGAAGGGGGCGACAACGGGCCGACCTACAGCTTCCGAGGGCTCGACAACCCGCTCTACTACATGCTCGACGACCGCGGCAACTACCTGAACTATTCGGGGTGCGGCAACACTCTCAGCAGCGATAATCCGGTCGTTCGCAACTTCCTACTCACCTGCCTGAGCAACTGGGTGGCCGAGGCGGGCGTGGACGGCTTCCGGTTCGACCTGGCTTCGGTTCTGGGCCGCGACCGACGCGGGAACGTGCTGGTCGATCCTCCGGCGATCAACCGGATCTCCGAGGACGCGCTGCTCCACGGGACCAAGCTGATCGCCGAGCCCTGGGACGCGGCCGGACTCTACCAGGTGGGCACCTTCCCCGGAGGGGGCCGCTGGGCCGACTGGAACGGCCGCTATCGCGACGACGTCCGACGGTTCTGGAAGGGCGAACCAGGCCTGACCTCCGCGCTCGCGACGCGGCTCTGCGGCAGTGACGATCTCTATACGGGTCGCGGCCCGTTGCATTCGATCAACTTCCTCTCCTGCCACGATGGATTCACGCTCGCCGATCTCGTCTCGTACGACCACAAGCACAACGAGGCCAACGGCGAGGGGAACCACGACGGCAACGACGCCAACCTGAGCTGGAACTGCGGCGTCGAGGGGCCGACCGACGACCCGGTCGTCAATCGCCTGCGCGCGCGGCAGGTCCGCAACCTGATGGCCACACTGCTGGTCTCTCAGGGCGTGCCGATGATTCTGGGGGGCGACGAGTTCCTCCGAACCCAGGGGGGCAACAACAACGCCTGGTGCCAGGACAACGAAACGAGCTGGGTCGACTGGTCGTTCGGGGAGAAGAACGGCGGCTTCTTGCGGTTCGTGCACCGAATGATCGCCCTGCGCAAGGCCCACCCCGTCTTCCGACGCCGAACCTTCTTCACCGGGGCCGACTCTGGCCAGCCCCCGGAGATCCTCTGGCACGGTGAGGAGCCGGTGCGTCCCGACTTCTCGGCCTCCAGCCAGGCGCTGGCGTTCGCGCTGGACGGCCGGCGGTGCGACCGGCCGGGCGTCGTCGATCGCGACTTCTACGTCGCCATGAACGCCGGCGGCCGCGCGCTCGAGTTCAAGATTCCCGCCTCGCCCTCAGGCCGCCCCTGGCGCCGCCTGGTCGATACCTCGCTGCCGTCGCCCGACGACTTCCTGGAGACCGACCAAGGGCCGGAGATCCCGGTCCTTTACTCGTACCTGGTCGAGAGCCATTCCCTGATCATTCTGGAGTCGGCGGAATGA
- a CDS encoding GbsR/MarR family transcriptional regulator: protein MDQSLTPEKPDGLPASPSAVALIRKFVEHWGMMARAWGINATMGELFALLYITGDDWTAEDLRSWLKVSRGNVSMNLRELLAWGVVRKSHRAGERRELYRAETDVWTLFRRILTERKRRELDPTLTVLDSLVQLSEDDPELGELRARVEPLRQFFGMIDGLSVRLMALESRDIIELSEILAMDEPAPPDRPKEPGGPV from the coding sequence ATGGATCAATCACTCACTCCTGAGAAGCCCGACGGCCTTCCCGCTTCCCCGAGCGCCGTGGCATTGATCCGCAAATTTGTGGAGCATTGGGGCATGATGGCCCGCGCCTGGGGCATCAACGCGACCATGGGGGAACTGTTCGCCCTGCTTTACATTACCGGCGACGACTGGACCGCAGAGGATCTCAGGAGCTGGCTGAAGGTCTCTCGCGGCAACGTGAGCATGAACCTCCGCGAGCTTCTGGCCTGGGGCGTCGTCCGCAAGAGCCATCGCGCCGGCGAGCGCCGTGAGTTGTATCGAGCGGAGACCGACGTATGGACCTTGTTCCGACGGATCTTGACCGAGCGCAAGCGGCGCGAGCTTGATCCCACCCTCACCGTGCTCGACAGCCTGGTTCAGCTTTCGGAGGACGATCCCGAGTTGGGCGAGCTGCGAGCCCGGGTCGAGCCGCTCCGTCAGTTCTTCGGGATGATCGACGGGCTGTCCGTGCGGCTGATGGCGCTCGAGTCGCGTGACATCATCGAGCTGAGCGAGATTCTCGCCATGGACGAACCTGCTCCCCCCGACCGCCCCAAGGAACCCGGCGGTCCCGTTTGA
- a CDS encoding toxin-antitoxin system HicB family antitoxin gives MPETVVHFQIRMPPLLHEQLASWAKADKASLNALIVGILEKAIEQHDKAQPAS, from the coding sequence ATGCCTGAGACAGTCGTTCACTTCCAGATCCGGATGCCTCCCCTGCTTCACGAACAGCTCGCAAGCTGGGCGAAAGCGGACAAGGCCTCGCTCAATGCGCTGATCGTGGGTATCCTTGAGAAGGCTATCGAACAGCACGACAAGGCGCAGCCAGCTTCCTGA